From the genome of Deinococcus reticulitermitis:
CCACCAGTGCTTTGAGGAGCGCGTCGCGGGCGTCCGTGTAATACAGGATGGTCAGCCGCGCGGCAATGTCGTCGCTGAGGTCGTTCAGCTGTTTTCTGGCGCTGATGGGCAGCAGCAGCGCCGCCGCCCGCTTCTCGGCCGCGAGTTCCGCAAGGTCTATGGCGTTGTGAATGGGGTCCAGGCCCCCGCCCAGGTTCAGGTGTCCGGCGGTGATCAGGCCGCCCCGCAGCGACTTGCCCAGCAGGGCGCTGCACAGGGCCAGCAGGGCCGGCAGGCCCAGCCCGGCCCCGCTGCGGGCGGAGTCGAAGGCGCGCAGCTGCACCGTGTATTCGTGGGCGCGGGGGTCGCGCTCGCCCACGAGCCCGCGCGCCTGGGCGTAGAGGTTCTGCTCCGCGAAGCGGATGCTCTCCTGGAACGGGCGGGGCACCGGATTGTTCAGCACACGCACGCCGCCTCCCGGCCCCTCGTTCACGTCGATGCGGTACAGGCCCGCGTGCTCGTCCGCGCTGCCCGAGCCGAGCGCCCAGACCTGCCCGGGCGGGAGGGGATCACTCCCGATCGCGTCGTCACTCTGCAACTCCGGCGTGGTCACGAACTGCTCGACGCCGTCCTCTCCGAGCTGGTAACTGAAGTGCGTGTTGCGGAACTCGGCACTGCCGATGCGCTTCTGCTGCTCTTTGACGCGGCGGCGCACCTCCAGCGCGAGCCGGACGGCCCAGTCCAGGTCCGCCTCGTCGATCTCGGCCCCTTCGTCGGGGGAGATCAGCTTGAGCAGACCGCTGACGGTACGCTGCACGGCGGTCGTGTCGCGGCCACTCAGCGCCCCTCCCAGGCGAACGCGGTGCGCCACCCGGGTCCAGCGGCCCTCGAAGCGCAGCTGGTGCCAGCACTCCGCGAGAAAATCGCTGACCAGGCCGAAGTGGTCGGTAAACAGGCCGGCGTGCAGCTTGGGCACGTCCCAGCCCGGCAGGTAGGCGTGAATTCGGTCCATCAGGGCGGTGTCGTCGCGCATCTCGGGGGGCATCGGCCCGAAGAGGTGCCCGACGCGCTGCTGGTGGGTCACGTCCACATCGAAGTTCCCCACCATGATCACGCCGCCCTCGGCGCGGATGCTTTCGCGGCCCCGCGAGAACTCGCCGCTTTCCATGTAGCCCTTCATGATGTTCACGCCGTCTTTCTGGTCAAAAGACACGCCGGAGACCTCATCGAAGCACACCACGTCGTACTGCGTGACCAGCCCGCGCTGGCCGCTGGCGTTGTTCACGAACATCCGCGCGACGCTGGCCTTGCCGCCTGACACGAGGTGGGAGTACGGCGACACCTGCTGGTAGAGGTGGGACTTGCCGGTCCCGCGCGGGCCGAGTTCCACCGCGTTGTAGTTGCGCTCCACGAAGGGCACCATCCGCAGCAGCAGGACGTCCTTGGCCCGGTCGCTCAGGGCGCCGGGCTCGAAGCCCACCGAGCGCAGCAGCAGGTCCTTCCACTGCGCGGTCGTAAAGTTCGCGCGTCCTGCGGCCATGTCCGCGAGCGCGGAGCGTTTGGACAGCTGGATGGGCCGCAGGGACGCCACGCCGAAGGGGCGACCGTTCTTCTCGGTGGCGATAACCGCGTCGTACTCCAGTTCCACCTCGGCGTAAAAGCCCCCGGTGAGCATGCGTTCATGCTCCTGCACCAGCTCGGGGCTGATGCGCACGTCGCGCAGTTGCAGGCTGGGAAGTTCCACGAGGTACGCGTCGGTCTTGGCGTCCAGCCGGGCCGTGACAAGGTCGATGAGCTTCACGCTGCCCCGCTCCCGCGCGCGGGCCTTGAACAGCTCCTGCGTTCCGGCGCGGACCGTGCGCTCATTCATCATGCGCTGCACGATCTCGAGGCCCTCGCGAATCTCCTCCTCGTCCGTGCTCGCGCAGTAGCGGCCCAGCAGGAACTCGCCCACGTATGTCGGCACCGGGTACTGCCCCTTGAAGGTCTTGGCGAGGTCCTTGCGGACGGTGTACCCCTCGAAGGTGGAGGCGGTCAGCCGGTCGAGTGCGTCCAGGCTCATGCGTTGTCTCCCACGGTCAAGGGCTGCTGCCGCACGACCTGATCGCCTCTGAGCGCCACCAGCACGGCGGCGGTCCCGTCCATGTCATCGCCCTCGACCAGCAGGGAGACGTGGCCCTCGGCCCCGACGGACTTGGGGGCGGTCAGCACGGAACTGGCGGCGTCGGCGGCGCGGCGCCTCAGGTCCACGGTGAGGCCACCCCCTCCCGTGACTTGAACGCGGCAGCGGTTGCCGGTCCAGCGCACCGAGGTGAAGGTGACCGCCTCCGCCTTGCCCTGGCCGCGAACCGTGAGGACCGGGAGGATGCACTCCTGCAAGCTCAGGCCCCCGTGCGTGTAGACCTCGCCGGCCTCGAAGGAATGCACGCCGGGCGCCAGCGTGACGTTCACGTCAGGGTCCCACGTCCAGGGCACGCTCGGGTAGGCGCTCGCGTTGACGCCTTTCAGGACGGCGCAGCGCCCCTTCTTGAAGACCGTCGATGCTCCGAGCAGCTCCGCTTTGGGCAGGCCACCGGGCAGGAGCAGCCAGCCGTGGTCCGTGATGACCCTCACCTCAGTGAACCCGGCGTCCAGGAGGGCCTGAATCCGGCTCCCCAGCTTGCGCACCTCGGCGGGCAGCAGTCCGGCGAGTCCGGCGCCCTGGCTGTGGCCCAGGCTGTCGAGGTTGCCGGTCTCCAGCCACACGGCCCCAGCGGGGTCGCCCCCGGCCGGGGAACGGATCGCCGTGAAGCCCCGGCCCGTCAGCAGGTC
Proteins encoded in this window:
- the brxL gene encoding BREX system Lon protease-like protein BrxL → MSLDALDRLTASTFEGYTVRKDLAKTFKGQYPVPTYVGEFLLGRYCASTDEEEIREGLEIVQRMMNERTVRAGTQELFKARARERGSVKLIDLVTARLDAKTDAYLVELPSLQLRDVRISPELVQEHERMLTGGFYAEVELEYDAVIATEKNGRPFGVASLRPIQLSKRSALADMAAGRANFTTAQWKDLLLRSVGFEPGALSDRAKDVLLLRMVPFVERNYNAVELGPRGTGKSHLYQQVSPYSHLVSGGKASVARMFVNNASGQRGLVTQYDVVCFDEVSGVSFDQKDGVNIMKGYMESGEFSRGRESIRAEGGVIMVGNFDVDVTHQQRVGHLFGPMPPEMRDDTALMDRIHAYLPGWDVPKLHAGLFTDHFGLVSDFLAECWHQLRFEGRWTRVAHRVRLGGALSGRDTTAVQRTVSGLLKLISPDEGAEIDEADLDWAVRLALEVRRRVKEQQKRIGSAEFRNTHFSYQLGEDGVEQFVTTPELQSDDAIGSDPLPPGQVWALGSGSADEHAGLYRIDVNEGPGGGVRVLNNPVPRPFQESIRFAEQNLYAQARGLVGERDPRAHEYTVQLRAFDSARSGAGLGLPALLALCSALLGKSLRGGLITAGHLNLGGGLDPIHNAIDLAELAAEKRAAALLLPISARKQLNDLSDDIAARLTILYYTDARDALLKALVE